A stretch of the Lolium perenne isolate Kyuss_39 chromosome 3, Kyuss_2.0, whole genome shotgun sequence genome encodes the following:
- the LOC127345602 gene encoding aspartic proteinase nepenthesin-1, translating to MSVLQLLLYVVFQTVLLAWSATGHLAVRTDLTHVDSARGLTKHNLLRRMAARTQARVSKRWSPPRSRPGGSATVTAAASRDEDNPNSEYLMHLGVGTPHPQRVSLALDTSSDLIWTQCACAVCFDQTSPALDTSTSGTQRGVSCFDPVCAHGGLPFSGCTLKDNLCFYAYSYPDNSVTTGKIYEDTFTFQAPGDEVAAMSVPSLRFGCGMYNKGTFESGIAGFGRGPMSLPSQLKVSRFSHCFTTIGDSRTSPVFLGTAPDNLEVQATGPIQSTPFAPSPDGPNSSLYYLSLNGITVGNRRLPFDASTFAVKGDGSGGTTIDSGTAITTVPSAVFQALRDEFLRQVPLPALDVSIDDTEVLCFSTTTSSSKQKLPAMPKLIFHLEGADWDLPEKNYVLHFDEDFNSGLCVVVSSSGDSDVTIIGNFQQQNIHMEYDLETNRLGFVPARCDKL from the coding sequence ATGTCGGTGCTGCAGCTTCTACTCTATGTTGTCTTCCAAACGGTCTTGTTGGCCTGGTCGGCGACCGGCCACTTGGCTGTGCGCACCGACCTCACGCACGTCGACAGCGCCCGCGGCTTGACCAAACACAACCTGCTCCGCCGGATGGCTGCTCGGACGCAGGCCCGCGTAAGCAAGCGGTGGTCACCGCCGCGGTCACGGCCGGGCGGTAGCGCCACGGTGACCGCAGCAGCGTCCCGCGACGAGGATAACCCTAATTCCGAGTACCTCATGCACTTGGGCGTCGGCACGCCGCACCCGCAGCGCGTGTCGCTGGCGCTGGATACCAGCAGCGACCTCATCTGGACGCAGTGCGCCTGCGCGGTGTGCTTCGACCAGACGTCCCCAGCCCTCGACACTTCCACCTCCGGCACCCAACGCGGTGTGTCGTGCTTCGACCCCGTCTGCGCGCACGGGGGGCTCCCGTTCTCCGGGTGCACCCTCAAGGACAACCTGTGCTTCTACGCCTACTCCTACCCTGACAACTCCGTCACGACGGGCAAGATCTACGAAGACACCTTCACCTTCCAGGCGCCCGGCGACGAGGTCGCCGCCATGTCCGTGCCCAGCCTCCGCTTCGGATGTGGCATGTACAACAAGGGCACCTTCGAGTCGGGCATCGCCGGCTTCGGCCGCGGTCCGATGTCTCTACCGTCGCAGCTCAAGGTCAGCAGGTTCTCCCACTGCTTCACCACCATCGGAGATTCCAGGACCAGCCCCGTGTTCCTCGGTACCGCGCCAGACAACCTCGAAGTGCAGGCCACGGGGCCCATCCAATCCACCCCGTTCGCCCCAAGCCCCGACGGCCCCAACAGCTCGCTCTACTACCTCTCGCTCAATGGCATCACTGTCGGCAACAGGCGGCTGCCCTTCGACGCGTCGACGTTCGCGGTCAAGGGTGACGGCTCCGGCGGGACGACCATCGACTCCGGCACGGCCATCACCACCGTCCCGTCGGCCGTGTTCCAGGCACTGAGGGATGAGTTCCTGAGGCAGGTACCGCTGCCTGCCCTTGATGTGTCCATCGATGACACCGAGGTGTtgtgcttctccaccaccacctcgtCGTCCAAGCAGAAGCTGCCCGCCATGCCCAAGCTCATCTTTCATCTGGAGGGCGCGGACTGGGACCTTCCGGAGAAGAACTATGTGCTGCATTTCGACGAGGACTTCAACTCCGGGCTCTGCGTGGTGGTATCTTCGTCGGGCGACAGCGACGTCACCATCATTGGCAACTTCCAGCAGCAGAACATTCACATGGAGTACGACCTGGAGACCAACAGGCTGGGCTTCGTGCCAGCGCGCTGCGACAAGCTCTGA